The genomic region TTGGACTGGGAAGGGAGCGACCACGATCGGATGAACGCAGCTTCGACCCGGCGCGAAGGGCTACCACCGCAGCGCCGAGTTCCGCCTGCGATGCCCGTCGGCTTCGATCCACGAAGAGAGCCCCCATTCGCCCAGCAGGTCGAACTTGCCTGCGGTGTTTTCGACAAGCGCTGTGATGCTTAGGTTGCGAATCACAACAGCTCCCTTCAATCGACACTCCGATGCTAGCGAACAGTAGCGAGTTCGACTTTCATGCAAACGGAATCGAGCACCTGCCGGAGATCAGCGATGAGGTTTCCGACGTCCTCGATTCCAACCGAATAGCGACACAAGCCGTCACTGAACTTTTGCTCAGCGGCTGCGTTAATCGTATCGAAGCCGTATGGCCTCGTCTTCGACGACATGCTTGATCCTCTCCCGCCATTCCGGAGATTCCCAAGTTCCCAGTGCATCGTGAGTCAGGAAATACTTCTGGGGAATCGGATGGGTGCCGACGACCGCCCGAATCTCGTAGCGTTTGTCGATGAATTTGCAGAAGTCGTCGATGTGCGGACAAGGAGGGTATCCGACGACCACACCGGTGGCTAAATGCACGACCTCCGCTCCGTTCTTTTTCATTTCCTCCGGAGCGTACTCTACATTTCCGCCTGGACATCCGTCACACGTGGTGTAGCCCACGAGCGTTACATCTCGGCCTTCGTATAGGCGGAATGCTCCTTCACGAGCCTGTAGTGCCCTGAAGCACTTCCCCCCAGCGCACGTACGGTAACGATTGCAGATTATGATTCCAATCTTCACTCGATCGCAC from Terriglobia bacterium harbors:
- a CDS encoding CGGC domain-containing protein, which codes for MKIGIIICNRYRTCAGGKCFRALQAREGAFRLYEGRDVTLVGYTTCDGCPGGNVEYAPEEMKKNGAEVVHLATGVVVGYPPCPHIDDFCKFIDKRYEIRAVVGTHPIPQKYFLTHDALGTWESPEWRERIKHVVEDEAIRLRYD